From one Anoplolepis gracilipes chromosome 8, ASM4749672v1, whole genome shotgun sequence genomic stretch:
- the LOC140668350 gene encoding uncharacterized protein, which produces MTSMFEQQIKSEPMGFYSVASSRSDGSNSMVNLSDDREDLSQQEGHLQPQQQQQTLQLNQQQSQQQNQQQGQQQTQQNQQQQNQVMPQDSPGRQSTGQQTVKEGSRSKPQPCKVCGKVLSSASSYYVHMKLHSGNKPYHCTVCEASFCRKPYLEVHMRTHTGERPFQCELCLKRFTQKSSLNTHKRVHTGERPYACDICQKRFAVKSYVTAHRWSHVAEKPLVCDRCSLTFTSKSQFAIHIRTHTASTTYECNICGRTFVRDSYLIRHQNRVHRDMNQSSSNHNPPTPQSSGAGTPGTGFESPVCDLRYSEGPSSLDGLAGAKGTGIAAEIASLAKQNNLQLPLPLLHPQTTN; this is translated from the coding sequence ATGACGTCCATGTTTGAACAACAGATCAAGAGCGAACCCATGGGGTTCTACTCTGTTGCTTCCAGTCGTTCGGACGGATCTAACTCTATGGTGAATCTGTCTGACGATCGTGAGGATCTCTCGCAGCAGGAAGGTCATCTGCAGCcccagcagcagcagcagacGTTACAGTTGAATCAGCAGCAAAGTCAGCAACAGAATCAGCAGCAGGGTCAACAACAGACGCAGCAGAATCAACAGCAGCAAAATCAGGTTATGCCGCAGGACTCACCCGGTCGTCAGTCTACGGGTCAACAGACAGTCAAAGAAGGCTCACGGTCGAAGCCTCAACCTTGCAAAGTTTGTGGCAAGGTACTGTCCTCTGCTTCGTCCTACTATGTGCATATGAAACTTCATTCGGGAAACAAGCCCTATCATTGTACAGTATGCGAGGCGAGTTTTTGCCGCAAACCTTATTTAGAAGTGCACATGAGGACGCACACGGGCGAACGACCCTTTCAATGTGAGCTATGTTTGAAAAGGTTTACTCAAAAGAGCAGCCTCAATACTCACAAACGTGTACATACGGGGGAACGACCGTACGCATGCGACATTTGCCAGAAACGTTTCGCTGTGAAGAGCTACGTCACGGCGCATCGTTGGAGCCACGTAGCGGAGAAACCACTGGTCTGTGACCGATGTTCCCTCACATTCACGTCCAAAAGTCAATTTGCGATTCACATCCGTACACACACCGCCAGTACCACTTACGAGTGCAATATCTGCGGACGTACATTCGTACGTGACAGTTATCTGATAAGGCATCAGAATCGGGTGCATCGTGACATGAATCAGAGCAGCTCGAATCACAATCCGCCGACGCCGCAGAGTAGCGGCGCTGGCACGCCGGGCACCGGTTTCGAGAGTCCGGTGTGTGATCTGCGTTACAGCGAGGGACCGTCGTCATTGGATGGTCTCGCGGGAGCCAAGGGTACAGGCATAGCCGCGGAGATCGCTAGTTTAGCCAAGCAGAACAATCTACAGCTTCCACTACCGTTGCTACATCCGCAGACTACCAACTAG